The following nucleotide sequence is from Nitrospira sp..
CTACCATCCCACGCGCAGCGAATATGACGAACTCGTGCAGGCCTTTGGGGAGGGTGATTGGGAAGGCGTGCATCCTGCATATAATCCGGGGCTCACACTGTTTCGTGGACGAGGGTGTGACACGTGTAACCAGACCGGGTACCGTGGACGAGTGCCCATCCATGAGTTGATGGTGGTGTCTGATTCCATGAAGGCACTGATTCAGGCCAGGGCGCGCACCGGGGAACTACTCACACTCGCAAAGAGCGACGGGATGAGGACGTTGGTGCAAGACGGTATCGAGAAAGTCTTGCAAGGCCTCACCACGTATAAACAGGTGCGGGCGGTGGCGATCAAATAGTGTCATCGCGTCCGGCACATCTCACTACTTGCCCCAGGGCAATTCTCTCCGTTCAAGGTAGTTTCTGCCTGTTGAATGTATGCGGGCGAAAGCTCAGAAGAGGCCCGTTCTGAATTGCCACCCATCTCGGGTTCGTTTTCCGGTCTCTGCCCGCATCAAGAGGTTGGTCGCGGCTTCTCTTGCGTCCTTCCTCTCTCATCATTCCTGGCTCACCAGTAGGTGAAGTACGCCAGAAATCCGACAAAAATTGTCATCGAAGTGATCACGGAACGCTCGGAATTGTACGCCGTCCAGTATGAATGGGCTTGATATATCAATCTGTTAGGCCATCATCCCATGTCATATCCATCGGCATGGCACTTGCTCATCTGGCTGTTGCCATGTGTGTCTCTATCTCTCTCCAACGGTCTGCTGCTGTCCACCGCCAGAGGGGCTTCACCCTGATCGAGGTGATGATAGCGGTCGCGATTGTCGGGATTCTGGCCATGGTGGCCGTCCCCAACTATCTTCAATGGAATGCCCGCTATCAGCTGAAACAAGCCACAACGGAATTGGCTGGCAGTCTCAACCTGGCCCGGATGGCAGCGATGAATCGGAATCTTGCCGTCACAGCCACATTGGTCCTTGTGTCGGGCAGGGTGAATGTCGATTTCGGAGGTGCGTTAGCCCCTATTGTGTTGCCCCAGGCCGTCGTCGGATTCACGGGAGGTCCGACGATTCAATTCACCCAGCAAGGGTTGAGCGGGGCTGCGGCGAATGTTCCTGTGGCGCTGACGTCCCAACAGGGGACGACCTATTCCGTGGTCGTCACTCCGGCAGGCAAGGTGAACTGGTGTGCGCATGCGACGTGCCCATAGAGGCCCAATGAAACACCGTCAAAACTCACACCCCTGCTTCAGTCTGCTCGCCGCCGCACAGCGGGGGTTTACGTTGTTGGAAGCCATGATTGCGGCCGGTGTGCTCTCGGTCGGACTGTTGGGATTGGCGGGTCTCTCGGGGATGTCGCTGGGCAAGAATGTCGATGCCAACGACATGTCGCGCGTGACCAATATCGCCGCCGATATGGCGGAGCGCATTCAAAATAACCGGCAGCGCGTCCTGGATTACCATAACACCAACACGGGCATGGCCTGCGCACAGAGCGCAAGCACGCAACGCATGGCGTTGGGAGATTGCACGCAGTGGCAAACGCTGGTGGCGAATTCCGGTCTCACGGGTGCCACTGGACTTGTCACCGCGGCCCGCCTTGATCCGGACCCCACCGCGAATCCGGTGACGATGAACCGGTTCC
It contains:
- a CDS encoding prepilin-type N-terminal cleavage/methylation domain-containing protein — its product is MCVSISLQRSAAVHRQRGFTLIEVMIAVAIVGILAMVAVPNYLQWNARYQLKQATTELAGSLNLARMAAMNRNLAVTATLVLVSGRVNVDFGGALAPIVLPQAVVGFTGGPTIQFTQQGLSGAAANVPVALTSQQGTTYSVVVTPAGKVNWCAHATCP
- a CDS encoding prepilin-type N-terminal cleavage/methylation domain-containing protein produces the protein MKHRQNSHPCFSLLAAAQRGFTLLEAMIAAGVLSVGLLGLAGLSGMSLGKNVDANDMSRVTNIAADMAERIQNNRQRVLDYHNTNTGMACAQSASTQRMALGDCTQWQTLVANSGLTGATGLVTAARLDPDPTANPVTMNRFLVTVTVSWQTRQTDVSTARTKTAIFTTVVAPE